One genomic window of [Clostridium] scindens ATCC 35704 includes the following:
- a CDS encoding ABC transporter ATP-binding protein, translated as MKELIRIRDMYKIYNPGEDEVRALDGVSLTICEGEFVAIIGHSGSGKSTLMNMLGCLDIPTAGKYYLDGKDVLSMTDNELSEIRNRTIGFIFQGFNLIQNLDAIGNVELPLIYRGIDRKTRRLVSKKALCMVGLEKRMKHRPSQMSGGQQQRVAVARAIAARPPVILADEPTGNLDSHSTAEIIQILKGLHKAGKTVIVITHDPDIAAQSRRVVRLEDGQIVEDYINEDYTSDDDTGRNLAGKDLTGEAMTSKGEEADV; from the coding sequence ATGAAAGAATTGATTCGGATTAGGGATATGTATAAGATTTATAATCCGGGAGAGGATGAAGTCCGCGCACTTGACGGCGTGAGCCTTACCATCTGCGAGGGCGAATTTGTGGCAATTATCGGACACTCGGGCTCTGGCAAGTCTACCCTGATGAATATGCTGGGGTGTCTTGATATTCCTACGGCAGGGAAATACTATCTGGATGGAAAGGATGTCCTGTCAATGACGGACAATGAACTCTCGGAGATCCGGAACCGGACGATTGGATTTATCTTCCAGGGATTTAACCTGATACAGAATCTGGATGCGATCGGGAATGTGGAACTCCCGCTGATATACAGAGGAATAGACAGGAAGACAAGAAGGCTGGTATCCAAGAAGGCGCTCTGTATGGTAGGGCTTGAAAAGAGAATGAAGCACAGGCCGTCCCAGATGTCCGGGGGCCAGCAGCAAAGAGTTGCGGTGGCCAGGGCAATAGCGGCCAGGCCACCGGTGATTCTGGCAGATGAGCCTACCGGCAATCTGGACTCTCATTCTACTGCCGAGATTATCCAGATATTGAAAGGGCTGCATAAAGCAGGCAAGACGGTGATCGTCATCACCCATGACCCGGACATAGCCGCCCAGTCCAGAAGGGTCGTAAGGCTGGAGGATGGACAGATTGTGGAAGACTATATCAACGAGGATTATACCAGCGATGACGATACCGGCAGGAATCTGGCGGGCAAGGATCTGACAGGAGAGGCTATGACAAGCAAGGGGGAAGAAGCGGATGTTTAA
- a CDS encoding bL17 family ribosomal protein has translation MAGYRKLGRTSSQRKALLRNQVTALINNGRIVTTEAKAKEVRKIAEGLIALAVKEKDNFEEVTVKAKVARKDKDGKRVKEVVDGKKVTVYDEVDKKIKKDLPSRLHARRQMLKVLYPVKDVPATPAGRKKNTKEVDLVAKLFDEIAPKYESRKGGYTRIVKIGQRKGDAAMEVLLELV, from the coding sequence ATGGCAGGATATAGAAAACTCGGCAGAACTTCAAGCCAGAGAAAAGCATTACTTAGAAACCAGGTAACAGCGCTGATCAACAATGGCAGAATCGTTACCACAGAGGCAAAGGCAAAAGAAGTACGCAAGATTGCAGAAGGCCTTATTGCATTAGCTGTAAAAGAAAAGGATAACTTCGAAGAAGTTACCGTAAAGGCAAAAGTTGCCCGTAAGGACAAAGACGGCAAGAGAGTCAAAGAAGTTGTAGACGGCAAGAAAGTTACCGTATACGATGAAGTTGACAAGAAGATCAAGAAGGATCTTCCAAGCAGGCTTCATGCACGTCGTCAGATGCTGAAGGTTCTTTACCCGGTAAAAGACGTTCCGGCAACGCCAGCTGGAAGGAAGAAGAACACCAAGGAAGTTGACCTTGTTGCAAAACTCTTTGATGAGATCGCTCCAAAGTATGAGAGCCGTAAAGGTGGTTACACAAGAATCGTTAAGATTGGCCAGCGTAAAGGCGATGCAGCAATGGAAGTTCTTTTGGAACTTGTATAA
- a CDS encoding DNA-directed RNA polymerase subunit alpha produces the protein MFDFNKPNIEITEISEDKKYGRFVVEPLERGYGTTLGNSLRRIMLSSLPGAAISQVKIDGVLHEFSSIPGVKEDVTEIIMNLKSLAIKNTSETDEPKTAYIEFEGEGVVTAADIQVDQDIEIMNPETVIATLNGGADSKLYMELTITRGRGYVSADKNKNDELPIAVIPIDSIYTPVERVNLTVENTRVGQITDFDKLTLDVYTNGTLLPDEAVSLAAKVLSEHLKLFIDLSEVAQAAEVMIEKEDDEKEKVLEMSIDELELSVRSYNCLKRAGINTVEELTNRTPEDMMKVRNLGRKSLEEVLAKLDELGLSLSHGEE, from the coding sequence GTGTTTGATTTTAATAAACCCAATATTGAAATAACTGAGATTTCAGAAGATAAAAAGTATGGAAGATTTGTTGTAGAACCTCTTGAGAGGGGTTACGGTACAACGTTAGGAAACTCTCTTAGAAGAATCATGCTATCTTCACTGCCGGGCGCAGCTATCAGCCAGGTGAAGATTGACGGCGTTCTTCACGAGTTCAGTTCGATTCCGGGTGTTAAGGAAGATGTTACTGAGATTATCATGAACTTGAAGTCACTGGCTATCAAGAACACATCTGAGACAGATGAGCCGAAGACAGCCTATATCGAGTTCGAAGGAGAAGGCGTGGTTACCGCAGCCGATATCCAGGTTGACCAGGATATCGAAATCATGAATCCTGAGACAGTTATCGCAACATTGAATGGCGGGGCAGACAGCAAGCTCTACATGGAACTTACCATTACAAGAGGCAGGGGATATGTTAGCGCTGACAAGAATAAAAACGACGAATTACCAATCGCCGTAATTCCGATTGATTCTATCTACACCCCAGTGGAACGTGTTAACCTGACGGTTGAGAACACACGTGTTGGACAGATTACAGACTTTGACAAATTGACATTAGACGTATATACCAACGGCACACTGCTTCCGGACGAGGCAGTCAGTCTTGCGGCAAAGGTATTGAGCGAGCATCTGAAACTTTTCATCGATCTGTCTGAAGTGGCTCAGGCCGCCGAAGTCATGATTGAGAAGGAAGATGACGAGAAAGAAAAAGTGCTTGAGATGAGCATCGACGAATTAGAGTTATCTGTTCGTTCTTACAACTGCCTGAAGAGAGCAGGAATCAATACCGTAGAGGAACTGACAAACAGGACTCCGGAAGATATGATGAAGGTACGTAACCTGGGACGCAAGTCTCTGGAAGAAGTACTTGCAAAATTAGATGAGTTAGGCTTAAGCCTGAGTCATGGCGAAGAATAG
- the rpsD gene encoding 30S ribosomal protein S4 — MAVNRVPVLKRCRSLGMDPVYLGIDKKSNRQLKRSNRKMSEYGLQLREKQKAKFIYGVLEKPFRNYFKKASHMSGMTGENLMVLLESRLDNVVFRLGLARTRREARQIVDHKHILVNGKQINIPSYLIKAGDVIEIKEKHKSSPRYKEIVEVTGGRLVPDWLEADLENLKGTVKELPKREAIDVPVDEMLIVELYSK, encoded by the coding sequence ATGGCAGTAAATAGAGTTCCGGTTCTTAAAAGATGCAGATCCCTTGGAATGGATCCTGTATACTTGGGAATTGACAAAAAATCTAACAGACAGTTAAAGAGATCCAATAGAAAGATGAGCGAGTATGGACTTCAGCTCCGCGAGAAGCAGAAAGCAAAATTCATCTATGGCGTATTAGAGAAGCCTTTCAGAAACTACTTCAAGAAGGCTTCCCACATGAGCGGCATGACAGGCGAGAACCTGATGGTTCTGCTTGAGTCCAGACTGGATAACGTAGTATTTCGTTTAGGGCTTGCAAGAACAAGACGCGAGGCAAGACAGATCGTTGACCACAAGCACATTCTTGTGAATGGCAAGCAGATCAACATCCCTTCATACCTGATTAAGGCAGGCGATGTTATCGAAATCAAAGAAAAACACAAAAGTTCTCCAAGATATAAAGAAATCGTAGAGGTTACAGGCGGACGTCTGGTTCCGGATTGGCTTGAGGCGGATCTCGAGAACCTTAAGGGAACAGTAAAAGAACTTCCAAAGCGTGAAGCGATCGATGTTCCTGTAGATGAGATGTTAATCGTCGAATTATATTCTAAATAA
- the rpsK gene encoding 30S ribosomal protein S11, whose protein sequence is MAKKVTKKVTKKRVKKNVERGQAHIQSSFNNTIVTLTDAQGNALSWASAGGLGFRGSRKSTPYAAQMAAETAAKAALVHGLKSVDVMVKGPGSGREAAIRALQACGIDVTSIKDVTPVPHNGCRPPKRRRV, encoded by the coding sequence ATGGCAAAGAAAGTTACAAAGAAAGTGACAAAAAAACGTGTCAAGAAAAACGTTGAACGCGGACAAGCACACATCCAGTCATCTTTTAATAACACGATCGTTACATTAACAGATGCACAGGGAAATGCTCTTTCATGGGCAAGTGCAGGAGGTCTGGGATTTAGAGGTTCAAGGAAATCTACCCCTTATGCAGCACAGATGGCAGCGGAGACAGCAGCCAAGGCAGCATTAGTACATGGTTTGAAATCAGTTGACGTTATGGTTAAAGGACCAGGTTCAGGTAGAGAAGCAGCAATCCGTGCCCTTCAGGCATGCGGAATCGACGTAACAAGCATCAAGGACGTTACTCCGGTACCACACAATGGCTGCCGTCCGCCGAAGCGCAGAAGAGTCTAA
- the rpsM gene encoding 30S ribosomal protein S13: MARIAGVDLPRDKRVEIGLTYIYGIGRTSATRILTEAGVNPDIRCRDLTDEDVKKISAVIDETQTVEGDLRREIAMNIKRLQEIGCYRGIRHRKGLPVRGQKTKTNARTRKGPKRTVANKKK, translated from the coding sequence ATGGCTCGTATTGCAGGTGTAGACTTACCAAGAGACAAACGTGTTGAAATCGGATTAACTTATATTTATGGAATTGGCAGAACAAGCGCAACCCGTATTTTGACAGAGGCAGGAGTTAATCCTGATATTCGCTGCAGAGATCTTACAGATGAAGATGTAAAGAAAATCAGCGCGGTAATTGATGAGACTCAGACGGTAGAAGGTGATCTCAGAAGAGAGATCGCTATGAACATCAAGAGATTACAGGAAATCGGATGCTATAGAGGAATCCGTCACAGAAAAGGACTTCCGGTTCGTGGTCAGAAGACTAAGACGAATGCAAGAACAAGAAAAGGTCCTAAGAGAACAGTAGCAAACAAAAAGAAATAA
- the rpmJ gene encoding 50S ribosomal protein L36, producing the protein MKVRSSVKPICEKCKVIKRKGSVRIICENPKHKQRQG; encoded by the coding sequence GTGAAGGTTAGATCATCAGTAAAACCAATTTGCGAAAAATGCAAAGTAATTAAGAGAAAAGGAAGCGTTCGTATAATCTGCGAAAATCCAAAGCATAAACAGCGTCAGGGCTAA
- the infA gene encoding translation initiation factor IF-1, translating into MSKADVIEIEGTVVEKLPNAMFQVELENGHQVLAHISGKLRMNFIKILPGDKVTLELSPYDLSKGRIIWRDK; encoded by the coding sequence ATGTCAAAAGCTGACGTAATTGAAATCGAAGGAACTGTAGTAGAAAAATTACCAAACGCGATGTTCCAGGTGGAACTGGAGAACGGCCACCAGGTGCTGGCTCATATCAGCGGCAAACTGCGTATGAACTTCATCAAGATATTGCCGGGAGATAAAGTTACATTGGAATTATCCCCATATGACCTTTCCAAGGGAAGGATTATCTGGAGAGATAAATAA
- a CDS encoding KOW domain-containing RNA-binding protein, with protein sequence MDRYEIGMLAKSKAGHDAGKVYVIIDVDETYVYLADGRIRTLGHLKKKKKKHVQAICRKQDVAACDDVAIKRILKEFSKEEER encoded by the coding sequence ATGGACAGATACGAAATAGGAATGCTGGCAAAATCAAAAGCGGGTCATGACGCAGGAAAGGTTTACGTTATAATAGACGTCGATGAGACATATGTATATTTAGCGGATGGCAGAATTAGAACCCTGGGACATCTGAAAAAGAAGAAGAAAAAGCATGTCCAGGCTATATGCAGGAAGCAGGATGTCGCCGCTTGTGATGATGTAGCAATTAAACGGATACTTAAAGAATTTAGTAAGGAAGAAGAGAGATAG
- the map gene encoding type I methionyl aminopeptidase: MPITIKSAREIELMTEAGRILEIVHDELAKSLHPGMSTMDIDQLGEEVIRSYGCIPSFLDYNGYPASICVSVNDEVVHGIPDRHRILQDGDVVSLDAGVIYKGYHSDAARTYGIGEISKEAEDLIKVTRESFFEGIKYAKEGNYLFDISAAIGRYASERGYGVVRDLCGHGIGTALHEAPEIPNYEMNRKGVKLKSGMTLAIEPMINAGTWEVDWLDDDWTVVTRDHSLSAHYENTVLITDNEPKLLTLSK; the protein is encoded by the coding sequence ATGCCAATCACTATAAAATCGGCCAGAGAAATTGAATTAATGACAGAAGCCGGACGTATATTAGAGATTGTTCATGATGAACTAGCAAAGTCCCTGCATCCGGGAATGAGTACCATGGATATAGATCAGCTGGGAGAGGAAGTCATAAGGAGTTATGGGTGCATCCCATCTTTCCTTGATTATAATGGATATCCAGCTTCCATCTGCGTGTCGGTGAATGACGAGGTGGTCCATGGAATTCCTGACAGGCACCGCATCCTTCAGGACGGCGATGTGGTCAGCCTGGATGCAGGCGTGATCTATAAGGGCTATCATTCTGATGCCGCAAGGACTTACGGCATCGGGGAGATCAGCAAAGAAGCAGAAGACTTGATTAAAGTGACAAGGGAAAGTTTCTTTGAAGGTATAAAATATGCCAAAGAAGGCAATTATCTATTTGATATTTCGGCAGCAATTGGCAGATACGCCAGTGAAAGGGGTTACGGAGTCGTCCGCGACTTGTGCGGGCATGGAATCGGCACGGCCCTTCACGAGGCCCCGGAGATACCGAACTATGAGATGAACAGGAAGGGCGTGAAGCTTAAAAGCGGGATGACGCTTGCCATAGAGCCCATGATTAATGCAGGAACCTGGGAAGTCGACTGGCTGGACGATGACTGGACGGTCGTGACAAGAGACCATTCCCTGTCAGCTCATTATGAAAATACGGTATTGATCACAGATAACGAACCCAAACTTTTGACCTTATCAAAGTGA
- a CDS encoding adenylate kinase: MKIIMLGAPGAGKGTQAKKIAAKYGIPHISTGDIFRANIKNGTELGKKAKTYMDQGLLVPDELVVDLVVDRVKQEDCKNGYVLDGFPRTIPQAEALDKALTDLGEKMDYAIDVDVPDENIVRRMSGRRACVGCGATYHLEYAPTKAEGICDVCGKELILRDDDKPETVTNRLNVYHEQTQPLIDYYTKAGILKTVDGTADIEDVFQAIVEILGA, from the coding sequence ATGAAAATAATCATGTTAGGCGCGCCAGGAGCGGGCAAAGGAACTCAGGCAAAGAAAATTGCCGCAAAGTATGGTATTCCTCATATTTCAACAGGCGACATCTTCAGAGCGAATATTAAGAATGGAACCGAATTGGGCAAAAAAGCCAAGACGTACATGGATCAGGGACTTCTGGTACCCGACGAGCTGGTGGTAGATCTTGTCGTGGACCGCGTAAAGCAGGAGGACTGCAAGAACGGATACGTGCTGGATGGGTTCCCGAGGACGATACCGCAGGCGGAGGCGCTTGACAAGGCGCTTACGGACCTGGGAGAAAAGATGGATTATGCGATTGATGTCGACGTGCCGGATGAGAATATCGTACGCCGTATGTCAGGACGCCGTGCGTGCGTAGGATGCGGCGCTACATACCATCTCGAGTATGCCCCCACTAAGGCGGAGGGCATCTGCGATGTATGCGGCAAAGAACTGATTTTGCGGGATGATGACAAGCCGGAGACGGTTACAAATCGTCTGAATGTGTACCATGAGCAGACACAGCCACTGATCGACTATTATACAAAAGCCGGAATCCTTAAGACCGTTGATGGTACGGCAGACATTGAAGATGTATTCCAGGCAATTGTAGAGATATTAGGAGCGTAG
- the secY gene encoding preprotein translocase subunit SecY yields the protein MLETFRKAFHIKDIRKKIGYTFLMLIVIRIGSQLPTPGVDSNYIQQFFAQNTGEAFNLFNAFTGGSFEQMSIFALSITPYITSSIIMQLLTIAIPKLEEMQKEGEDGRKKIVAITRYLTVALALIESLAMAVGFGRQGLLVEYNFVNAAIVVLTLTAGSAFLMWIGERITEKGVGNGISIVLVINIISRIPSDMTALFEQFVKGKPIASAALAVVIILAIIIALVVFVVILQSGERRIAVQYSQKVAGRRTYGGQSTNIPLKVNTAGVIPIIFASSLMQFPVVIASFMRKGNGSGIGSEILRGLNQSNWCNPEQLKYTWGLILYIVLTVFFAYFYTSITFNPLEIANNMKKSGGFIPGIRPGKPTVEYLTKILNYIIFIGACGLVLVQVVPILFNGWLGAKVSFGGTSLIIIVSVVLETLKQIESQMLVRNYKGFLNN from the coding sequence ATGTTAGAGACATTCCGAAAAGCATTTCATATCAAAGATATTCGCAAGAAGATCGGATATACGTTTTTGATGTTAATCGTAATAAGAATTGGATCACAGTTGCCAACACCGGGGGTAGACTCCAATTATATTCAGCAATTTTTTGCACAGAACACTGGTGAGGCGTTTAACTTGTTTAACGCTTTCACCGGTGGCTCTTTTGAGCAGATGTCAATATTTGCTCTGAGCATTACGCCATACATTACTTCATCCATCATTATGCAGCTTCTTACGATTGCGATTCCAAAACTAGAAGAGATGCAAAAGGAAGGGGAAGATGGACGGAAAAAGATTGTTGCAATCACGCGTTATCTCACCGTCGCACTGGCACTGATCGAATCCCTTGCGATGGCAGTAGGGTTTGGCCGCCAGGGACTTCTGGTAGAGTATAATTTTGTGAACGCGGCAATTGTAGTTCTGACACTTACGGCAGGATCCGCATTCCTGATGTGGATTGGCGAGAGAATCACGGAAAAAGGCGTTGGAAATGGTATTTCCATCGTGCTGGTAATCAATATCATATCACGGATACCAAGCGATATGACTGCATTGTTCGAACAGTTTGTAAAGGGCAAGCCGATCGCATCAGCAGCACTTGCGGTTGTGATCATATTGGCGATTATCATTGCGCTCGTCGTATTCGTTGTTATTCTCCAGAGCGGTGAGAGAAGAATCGCAGTACAGTATTCCCAGAAAGTAGCCGGAAGAAGAACCTACGGCGGACAGTCAACGAACATTCCGCTGAAAGTCAATACTGCAGGCGTAATCCCGATTATTTTCGCATCATCATTGATGCAGTTCCCGGTAGTGATTGCTTCCTTTATGAGGAAAGGCAACGGATCGGGAATCGGCAGCGAGATTCTGCGCGGATTAAACCAGAGCAACTGGTGCAATCCGGAACAGCTTAAGTATACATGGGGCTTGATCCTGTATATCGTGCTGACAGTATTCTTCGCATATTTTTATACTTCAATTACATTCAATCCGCTGGAGATCGCGAATAATATGAAGAAGAGCGGCGGATTCATCCCTGGAATACGTCCGGGCAAGCCAACGGTTGAATATCTGACAAAGATTCTGAACTACATTATCTTTATCGGAGCATGCGGACTTGTACTTGTACAGGTTGTCCCAATTCTTTTCAATGGATGGCTGGGAGCCAAGGTATCATTTGGCGGCACTTCCCTCATCATCATTGTCAGTGTTGTATTGGAGACTCTGAAGCAAATTGAATCACAGATGCTTGTACGTAACTACAAGGGATTTTTAAATAACTAA
- the rplO gene encoding 50S ribosomal protein L15, with the protein MDLSNLRPADGAKHNDNFRRGRGHGSGNGKTAGKGHKGQKARSGATRPGFEGGQMPLYRRIPKRGFTCRNSKEIIGINVSALEVFDNDAVVSVDTLIEQGIVKNPKDGVKILGNGELTKKLTVQANAFSAGAAAKIEALGGKAEVI; encoded by the coding sequence ATGGATTTATCAAACTTAAGACCTGCTGACGGAGCAAAGCACAATGATAACTTCAGAAGAGGACGTGGACACGGTTCTGGAAATGGCAAGACAGCCGGTAAGGGACATAAAGGCCAAAAGGCTCGTTCAGGAGCAACAAGACCTGGTTTTGAAGGTGGCCAGATGCCATTATATAGAAGAATACCAAAGAGAGGATTCACTTGCAGAAACTCTAAAGAAATCATTGGTATTAATGTAAGCGCTCTGGAAGTATTTGATAATGACGCAGTTGTTTCTGTAGATACGCTGATCGAGCAGGGTATTGTCAAGAATCCAAAGGATGGAGTCAAGATCCTTGGAAACGGCGAACTGACAAAGAAGCTTACCGTACAGGCAAATGCATTCAGCGCAGGCGCTGCAGCAAAAATTGAGGCTTTAGGTGGAAAAGCAGAGGTGATCTAA
- the rpmD gene encoding 50S ribosomal protein L30, whose product MANLKVTLVKSTIGAVPKHKKTVEALGLRKVNKTVELPDNAATRGMIKQVSHLVKVEEA is encoded by the coding sequence ATGGCAAATTTAAAGGTTACATTAGTGAAATCTACAATTGGTGCTGTACCAAAGCATAAGAAGACTGTAGAAGCTTTAGGCTTGAGAAAAGTAAACAAGACAGTTGAACTGCCAGACAATGCAGCAACAAGAGGTATGATTAAACAGGTATCTCACCTGGTAAAAGTAGAAGAAGCATAG
- the rpsE gene encoding 30S ribosomal protein S5, which translates to MKQERIDASQLELNEKVVSIKRVTKVVKGGRNMRFTALVVVGDGNGHVGAGLGKATEIPEAIRKGKEDAAKNLITVALDDNESITHDFIGKFGGASVLLKKAPEGTGVIAGGPARAVIEMAGIKNIRTKSLGSNNKQNVVLATIDGLRQVKTPEEVAKLRGKSVEEILG; encoded by the coding sequence ATGAAACAAGAACGTATTGATGCTAGTCAGTTAGAGCTAAATGAAAAAGTGGTATCAATTAAGCGTGTAACCAAAGTTGTTAAAGGTGGCCGTAATATGAGATTCACAGCTTTAGTAGTTGTTGGCGATGGTAATGGCCATGTTGGTGCAGGCTTGGGAAAAGCGACTGAAATCCCGGAAGCAATCCGCAAGGGAAAAGAAGACGCAGCGAAAAACCTTATCACTGTAGCATTGGATGATAATGAAAGTATTACACATGATTTTATCGGCAAATTCGGAGGCGCTTCCGTACTGCTTAAGAAGGCTCCGGAAGGTACTGGAGTAATCGCCGGCGGTCCGGCGCGTGCCGTAATCGAGATGGCAGGAATCAAGAATATCCGTACAAAATCTCTTGGCTCCAACAACAAGCAGAATGTAGTTCTGGCTACAATCGATGGCTTACGCCAGGTTAAGACTCCGGAAGAAGTGGCTAAGCTTCGCGGTAAATCTGTTGAAGAGATCTTAGGCTAA
- the rplR gene encoding 50S ribosomal protein L18, with the protein MVSKKSRSEVRVKKHRRIRNRLSGTPECPRLAVFRSNNHMYAQIIDDTVGNTLVSASTLQKDVKAELEKTNNVDAAAYLGKVIAEKAIEKGIKDVVFDRGGFIYQGKIQALADAAREAGLNF; encoded by the coding sequence ATGGTTAGCAAAAAATCAAGAAGTGAAGTTCGCGTAAAGAAGCACAGAAGAATACGTAACCGTTTAAGTGGCACGCCTGAGTGCCCACGTTTGGCTGTGTTTAGAAGCAATAATCATATGTATGCTCAAATTATTGACGATACAGTTGGAAATACTCTGGTTTCCGCTTCCACTCTTCAGAAAGATGTGAAGGCAGAATTGGAAAAAACTAACAACGTTGATGCAGCAGCATATTTAGGAAAAGTGATTGCCGAGAAGGCGATTGAAAAGGGTATTAAGGATGTAGTCTTTGATAGAGGCGGCTTTATATACCAGGGCAAGATTCAGGCATTAGCAGACGCAGCAAGAGAAGCTGGATTGAATTTCTAG
- the rplF gene encoding 50S ribosomal protein L6 produces the protein MSRIGRLPIAVPAGVTVEIAENNKVTVKGPKGTLEKELPAEMEIKQEGDEIVVTRPNDLKKMKSLHGLTRTLINNMVVGVTDGYQKVLEVNGVGYRAAKSGNKLTLSLGYSHPVEMIDPEGVETVMEGQNKIIVKGIDKEKVGQYAAEIRDKRRPEPYKGKGIKYADEVIRRKVGKTGKK, from the coding sequence ATGTCACGTATAGGAAGACTGCCAATCGCAGTTCCAGCAGGAGTAACTGTTGAGATTGCAGAGAATAACAAAGTGACTGTAAAAGGTCCAAAGGGAACCCTTGAAAAAGAACTTCCGGCAGAGATGGAAATCAAGCAGGAAGGCGACGAAATTGTTGTAACAAGACCGAACGACTTAAAGAAGATGAAATCTCTTCATGGTCTTACAAGAACACTGATCAACAACATGGTTGTTGGCGTTACAGACGGATACCAGAAGGTTCTGGAAGTAAACGGTGTTGGATATAGAGCAGCAAAATCAGGAAACAAGTTGACATTAAGTCTTGGATACTCTCACCCAGTAGAGATGATTGACCCAGAAGGCGTTGAGACGGTAATGGAAGGACAGAACAAGATTATCGTCAAGGGTATCGATAAAGAAAAAGTAGGCCAATACGCAGCTGAAATCAGAGATAAGAGAAGACCTGAGCCATACAAGGGCAAAGGTATTAAATATGCTGATGAAGTTATTAGACGTAAAGTTGGTAAGACTGGTAAGAAATAA
- the rpsH gene encoding 30S ribosomal protein S8 produces MTMSDPIADMLTRIRNANTAKHDTVDVPSSKMKLAIASILLDEGYIEKYDIIEDGIFKTIRITLKYGADKNEKVITGLKRISKPGLRVYAGSADVPKVFGGLGTAIISTNHGVITDKEARKLGVGGEVLCYVW; encoded by the coding sequence ATGACTATGAGTGATCCAATCGCAGATATGCTTACAAGAATCCGTAATGCAAATACTGCTAAACATGATACAGTAGATGTACCATCATCTAAGATGAAGCTTGCTATCGCTAGCATCTTACTGGATGAAGGATATATTGAGAAATATGACATCATCGAAGATGGAATATTCAAGACCATCCGTATTACGCTGAAATACGGAGCAGATAAGAACGAGAAGGTAATCACGGGACTTAAGAGAATCTCTAAGCCAGGACTTCGCGTTTATGCTGGAAGCGCTGACGTACCGAAGGTATTCGGCGGACTTGGAACAGCAATCATCTCAACAAACCACGGCGTAATCACAGACAAAGAAGCAAGAAAACTGGGCGTAGGCGGAGAAGTACTCTGCTACGTGTGGTAA
- a CDS encoding type Z 30S ribosomal protein S14, with amino-acid sequence MAKTAMKLKQQRKQKFSTREYNRCRICGRPHAYLRKYGICRVCFRELAYKGQIPGVKKASW; translated from the coding sequence ATGGCTAAGACAGCGATGAAATTAAAACAGCAGCGCAAGCAGAAATTCTCTACAAGAGAATACAATCGTTGCAGAATCTGTGGACGTCCACATGCATATTTGAGAAAATATGGCATCTGCCGTGTTTGCTTCCGCGAACTGGCATATAAAGGACAGATTCCAGGCGTTAAAAAGGCTAGTTGGTAG